The genomic interval ATTTTGGCAAACAACCCAATTCATTATTCCGCAATAACGGAGATGATACTTTTACAGACGTTACGATCCAAAGCGGATTGTTTTCTTTGCATCCAACGCAGGCAGGCGTTTGGCGTGATTTCAATAATGATGGCTGGCTGGATTTGTTTATTGGAAATGAAAGCAGCAGGGATGGCGAGCAGCACGGAAGTGAGTTATATATAAGCAACAGAAACAGTACGTTCACCAATGTGGCTGAAAAAGCTGGCTGTGATATCAACGCTTTTATAAAAGGTGTGACAGCAGCAGATTATAATAATGACGGACTGCAGGATATTTTCATTTCAACGATGGCAGGTTATAAAGTGCTTTTAAAAAGCAGGGGGATTGTAAATGGAATACCGCTGTTTGCAGATGTAAGCAAGGCTTCCGGTGTTGAGAATATAAGGGTTTCTACTTTCCCTACCTGGTTTTGGGATTATGATAATGACGGCTGGCAGGACATTTTCGTTTCCGGTTATCAGGTGGACCGAACTCTTGCCAATTCAGTAGCGACTGACGCCCTGGGTATTGAAAACAAAGCCAGTAAAATGTACCTCTATCATAATAATCACGATGGTACATTTAAAGATGTATCTGAGGAAGCAGGACTTAATCACAGCATTTTTGCGATGGGTTCTGGTTTCGGGGACATTGATAACGATGGTTATCTGGACTTTTATCTGGGGACCGGTAATCCTGATTATACATCACTGATCCCGAATAAGCTTTATAAAAACATTGGGGGTAAAAAATTTGCCGATGTAACGATTTCTGCAAGAGTTGGTAACCTTCAGAAAGGCCACGGGGTCGCTTTTTCTGATATTGATAATGATGGAGACCAGGATATATTTATTGAAGTAGGTGGAGCATATAAAGGCGATTCCTACAATAATTCTTTGTATTTGAATCCTGGCCAAAATTCTAATAACTGGATCAAGCTGGCTCTTGAAGGAACAAAATCCAATCGCTCAGCCATAGGTGCAAAAATTAAAATCAGTTTTAAAGAAAACGGGATTCAAAGAGAAGTGTACCGTGATGTGAATTCTGGCGGCAGCTTTGGAGCATCTCCTTTCAGGAGGGAAATTGGAATCGGGCAGGCGACATTGATTGATGAAATTGCTATAACCTGGGGCCGTAACCAGCAACCGCAGGTCTTTAAGAATGTCAGGCCGAATCAAATGTTTAAAATCCTTGAAGGCAGCAATACCATGGAACCGGTCAAATTGACAAGGCTGAATTACAAGGTGAAAAAAGATGAAATTACAGTTTGTGGTATACCTAATTATATGTGATCAACGATATGAGCAACTTCAACGAAACCTTGACATTAGAAAATTCACTCTCACGAAAATGGCTCGTGTTTGCACTTTGTATGCTGAGCTATTTATTTACAGGCATGGTTTCGACATTGGTATCTGTCTATTTACCCGTTGCGGTTCCTGAACTGACAGGAAGCGAGCTGCCGGATAAAACGGTGACTGAATCCCGGCTGGGAGAAATCGGAGCCTATGTAAATGCCTCTTATTTGTATGGCTGGATGGTGGGAGGTTTACTTTTCGGGCTGATCAGTGATAAAATAGGCAGAGTACAAACATTAACTTTCGTAACAATTCTGTATGGTGCAGGCACATGCCTTGTAGTTTTTGTACCTGATTGGTATTCATTAATGGCTATTCGTTTCATTACCGGCATGGGTGTAGGAGGAGTCCTGTTGGTGTCAACAGTTTACATTTCGGAAGTATGGGAACCTGCCACACGACCGGTTATGCTTGGAGTTCTGGCCGTATCATTTCCGATGGGAATTGTAGCCACGGGTAGCGTAAACCTGATGTTTTCCTATTGGAGAGAAGCTTTTTGGCTTGGATTAATTCCGATTTTTCTTGGTGTTCTGATATTATTTCTTGTTCCCGAGTCCCAACAATGGCGTTTTAGCAAATCAGCAGGTGCCGTTAAAAGCGAAGGAATTTTTGATCAAACCAACCGGCCTAATCTAATTATCGGTTCTATTATTTTCGGAGCCGTTTTGATTGGGCTCTGGGGGATATTCTCATGGCTGCCAACCTGGGTTCAATCCTTATTGGGAAGCGGCGAAAACGGCCAGAAGGAGAGGGGATTAACCATGATTATCCTTGGAATGGGAGGAATTACGGGTGGTGTGTTGTCGGGTTTCTTAATAAAGGCAATAGGCAGCAGGCGAACACTAATATTAACTTTTTCTGGATGTATCCTTATGTGTTGCATCCTGTTTTTGACTAATCATCATTTTAGTAAAATTATTTATGCTGAAGCAGGGCTTTTATCGCTTTGTTTTGGTGTAAGCCAAGGCTCATTATCGAGCTACATTCCAGGTTTGTTCCCGGTTGTTGTCAGAGCAACTGCAACTGGTTTTTGTTTTAACATAGGACGGTTTTTTACCGCAACAGCCGTTTTTTTTATCGGATCACTTGTGGCCGTTCTTGGTGGTTTTGGAAATGCACTTCTGGTTTTTTCAATTCCCTTCCTCCTCGCCTTAGTGATTACCTGGTTTAGCCGGGATCCCCAAACAAGTATAAAATAGGTTAATTATACAGCAAACGGGCTTGTCAATTGATAAGTCCGTTTCTTTAAAAAATTGTTAATTTTATATAAAAAGCGGTTTTCCGCTGCGGTTGCTTACTGAGTACTTCTGCAACACAAAGCTTTCGTTATTACATAAATCCTCATACGTGTTAAAATGAAAAAATTTTTTTACATAGGGATCCTGGGAATCATCTTTTATGAAATTGCAAAAGTATATTTAATTATGCCAATGCCAGGTAGCCAGCGCATGAACAGCATTGATGTTGCTTATTTTCTTCACAGCACGCGTTGGGCATTCCGGATTTTCTTTTGGTTACTGATCCTGATTGGTGCGTTTTCAGCTTTCCGAAATAAACGAAAGATATTTCCTGCCATTTTACTGTTGCTGGCCATTGGTGTAACGTATGGAACCAACTATGAAATGGCTGCTGATACGATGTTTTATCAGCCCAGGACACTTGTCCTGCAAAATGTCTCAGCAAATAAGGTTCAAGATGACCGGATTGTAATTGGCGTGGAAATCAATGGCGAAGCAAAGGCATATCCAATTCAATATATCGGTTATCATCATCAGGTCAGGGATGAACTTGGAGGAAAACCGATTATAATAACATATTGTACAGTTTGTCGTACTGGCCGCGTTTTTGAGCCATTGGTCGGGGGTAAACCTGAATTTTTCAGGCTTGTTGGCATGGATCACTTTAATGCTATGTTTGAAGATGAAACCACACACAGCTGGTGGAGGCAGGCAAATGGAGAGGCCATTGCCGGGCCTTTAAAAGGCAAGATGTTGCCGGAACTTCCCAGTACACAAACATCACTTGCACAATGGTTTACTCTCCACCCCAATAGCAGGATAATGCAGCCTGATCCGGATTTTCAGGCTAAATATGATTCAATGAGCCGTTACGAAAGTGGAAAAGGTAAATCTGAACTGACTCGCACGGACTCACTTTCCTGGAAAGATAAATCCTGGGTGGTAGGAATTGCACTGGATAAACACAGCAAAGCATTTGACTGGAACCGTTTGAAAAAAGAAAGACTGATCAATGACAGTATTGGCAGTATACCGGTTGTACTGGCTCTGGCAGATGATAACAAAAGTTTCTTTGCCTTCAAACGGATCAATACAAGTGATACTTTTTTTATCAGGCATGATACTTTGTTCCAGAATAAACAGGCTTATAATCTTCTGGGCCATGCACTGGTAGTGAACAACAAAAATCTGAAACCAATTAATGCTTATCAGGAATACTGGCATAGTTGGAAAACATTTCATCCGGCTACGGATAAGTATTAAAATTAAAACGGGTTTAAAGTTCAGAGTATAAAATTTGATGAAATATGGCTTACATCGTACTTCCGGAAGAAGATAATTTACCGGGAATAAGAGGTTTAATGGCTTTCCGGCCAGAAACCTCTGCTCCGTTAAATGCATTGGCAGAAGTTTTATTGCGGGATGATAATATTCTTTCCCGAGGAGAAAGGGAGATGATAGCGGCTTATGTATCATATCTGAATGATTGTTT from Dyadobacter sp. NIV53 carries:
- a CDS encoding FG-GAP-like repeat-containing protein is translated as MIIRKLKENLHINVLAFMLGCTILSCGNEKENHEKMITILDEIDKRNFNKDNPFCPEAELAFFASVSADNRNAYRASVAQHQSAISYLKIGEEQKAVNILEKLVEDGQLDTDALFVKASLGIANMRLGERQNCVKNHTSESCVLPIVNTGVHQIRTGSKRAIEIYSEILEKNPSDYESRWLMNIAYMTLGEYPASVPKKWLINGLTQDPTEVSVKPFKDVASGLGLNKRNKAGGVVVDDFNNDGLNDIITSDWGLDGEMHYFQSQPNGTFKDLSEKSGLKRFKGGLNMIQADFNNDGFVDVLVLRGAWMRGDFGKQPNSLFRNNGDDTFTDVTIQSGLFSLHPTQAGVWRDFNNDGWLDLFIGNESSRDGEQHGSELYISNRNSTFTNVAEKAGCDINAFIKGVTAADYNNDGLQDIFISTMAGYKVLLKSRGIVNGIPLFADVSKASGVENIRVSTFPTWFWDYDNDGWQDIFVSGYQVDRTLANSVATDALGIENKASKMYLYHNNHDGTFKDVSEEAGLNHSIFAMGSGFGDIDNDGYLDFYLGTGNPDYTSLIPNKLYKNIGGKKFADVTISARVGNLQKGHGVAFSDIDNDGDQDIFIEVGGAYKGDSYNNSLYLNPGQNSNNWIKLALEGTKSNRSAIGAKIKISFKENGIQREVYRDVNSGGSFGASPFRREIGIGQATLIDEIAITWGRNQQPQVFKNVRPNQMFKILEGSNTMEPVKLTRLNYKVKKDEITVCGIPNYM
- a CDS encoding MFS transporter, which codes for MSNFNETLTLENSLSRKWLVFALCMLSYLFTGMVSTLVSVYLPVAVPELTGSELPDKTVTESRLGEIGAYVNASYLYGWMVGGLLFGLISDKIGRVQTLTFVTILYGAGTCLVVFVPDWYSLMAIRFITGMGVGGVLLVSTVYISEVWEPATRPVMLGVLAVSFPMGIVATGSVNLMFSYWREAFWLGLIPIFLGVLILFLVPESQQWRFSKSAGAVKSEGIFDQTNRPNLIIGSIIFGAVLIGLWGIFSWLPTWVQSLLGSGENGQKERGLTMIILGMGGITGGVLSGFLIKAIGSRRTLILTFSGCILMCCILFLTNHHFSKIIYAEAGLLSLCFGVSQGSLSSYIPGLFPVVVRATATGFCFNIGRFFTATAVFFIGSLVAVLGGFGNALLVFSIPFLLALVITWFSRDPQTSIK
- a CDS encoding DUF3179 domain-containing (seleno)protein, which encodes MKKFFYIGILGIIFYEIAKVYLIMPMPGSQRMNSIDVAYFLHSTRWAFRIFFWLLILIGAFSAFRNKRKIFPAILLLLAIGVTYGTNYEMAADTMFYQPRTLVLQNVSANKVQDDRIVIGVEINGEAKAYPIQYIGYHHQVRDELGGKPIIITYCTVCRTGRVFEPLVGGKPEFFRLVGMDHFNAMFEDETTHSWWRQANGEAIAGPLKGKMLPELPSTQTSLAQWFTLHPNSRIMQPDPDFQAKYDSMSRYESGKGKSELTRTDSLSWKDKSWVVGIALDKHSKAFDWNRLKKERLINDSIGSIPVVLALADDNKSFFAFKRINTSDTFFIRHDTLFQNKQAYNLLGHALVVNNKNLKPINAYQEYWHSWKTFHPATDKY